From Labrus bergylta chromosome 22, fLabBer1.1, whole genome shotgun sequence, one genomic window encodes:
- the LOC109991345 gene encoding transmembrane protein 151B yields MQTEEETATAEEPILEEGSGREQQRPLQQSLASSLCRESHWKCLLLTLLMYGCFATLAWCAVCRVPVLGSSSIPIGGDDKATSPAAAYYHDIPHLESPCSSGYVYIPLAFLAMLYVVYLVECWHCFSKTAMLAHAEFQEVYERVQRLQQATPCIWWKAISYHYVRRTRQVTRYRNGDAYTTTQVYHERVNTHASSSEFDYARYGVKDVSKELLDLQLHPAVRLRFTKCFSFSSARAEAAYLTQRARFFGENEGLDDYMEAREGMHLKNVDFREHILAFPDPTNQPWFSRHRVFWVASAFLLSWPLRVVSEYRTAYVHYHVEKLFGEDEDGGGGGGGGPGGGGRVDGVTGGTENGIHPGGIGIGIGLNGTSYRAISRVNTVDMTELEWHIRCNQQMVPSYSEALLMDLDISGGTNNTASTPISGPPCTTPNQGNNPPPLALPVVFNSAYLLQSCPRCRRTTSSSSLPSRLRAPMGTTALLNATVAGIRNAGQGGGGIGGRLVLSRSGFSLGRLGGGRQNSLLHSRSMGGGLGGSREDGGGSGGGGGGGGGGGFLGLGSRQDNEETRGVLEGEGDDDEEQEEEEEVRMREDGNRERDEDAEQESGGGSEGREGSGGGRERPPSYQDAFFFPVLIIHGEESCHAGDDM; encoded by the exons CAACGGCCACTCCAGCAGTCTCTGGCCTCCTCCCTGTGTCGGGAATCCCATTGGAAGTGCCTCCTCCTGACCCTCCTCATGTACGGCTGCTTCGCCACGCTCGCCTGGTGCGCCGTCTGTCGTGTTCCTGTTCTTGGCTCCTCCTCCATACCTATCGGTGGTGACGACAAGGCCACATCGCCGGCCGCGGCCTACTATCACGACATCCCGCACTTGGAGAGCCCGTGTTCCAGCGGCTATGTCTACATCCCCCTGGCCTTCCTGGCTATGCTGTATGTGGTTTACCTGGTGGAGTGTTGGCACTGCTTTTCTAAGACGGCAATGTTGGCTCATGCTGAATtccag GAAGTGTATGAGCGTGTGCAGAGACTTCAGCAGGCCACGCCCTGCATTTGGTGGAAGGCCATCAGCTATCACTATGTGAGGAGGACCAGACAGGTGACAAGATACCGCAATGGAGATGCATATACCACCACACAG GTCTACCACGAGCGAGTGAACACTCATGCCTCCAGTTCAGAGTTTGACTACGCCCGCTATGGAGTCAAAGACGTCTCAAAGGAGCTGCTGGACCTGCAGCTGCACCCTGCTGTCCGACTCCGTTTCACCAAGTGTTTCAG CTTCTCCAGTGCACGCGCTGAAGCTGCCTACCTCACCCAG CGAGCACGCTTCTTCGGGGAGAATGAGGGACTCGACGACTACATGGAGGCCAGGGAGGGAATGCACCTGAAGAACGTGGACTTCCGAGAGCACATCCTGGCCTTCCCGGACCCTACTAACCAGCCGTGGTTTTCTCGACACAGGGTCTTCTGGGTGGCGTCTGCGTTCCTCCTGTCATGGCCACTGCGGGTGGTGTCAGAATACCGCACAGCATATGTCCACTACCACGTGGAGAAGCTGTTCGGGGAAGACGAGGATGGAGGcggaggtggtggtggagggcCAGGCGGAGGCGGCAGGGTGGATGGGGTTACAGGAGGGACTGAGAATGGGATCCACCCTGGAGGGATTGGGATTGGAATCGGTCTCAACGGGACGAGTTACAGAGCTATCTCTCGGGTCAACACAGTGGACATGACAGAGTTGGAGTGGCACATCCGCTGTAACCAACAGATGGTCCCGAGCTACTCTGAAGCTCTTCTTATGGACTTGGACATAAGCGGGGGGACAAATAATACAGCCTCTACCCCGATCTCCGGTCCTCCCTGCACCACCCCGAACCAGGGGAACAACCCGCCTCCTCTCGCTCTGCCTGTGGTGTTTAACTCGGCATACCTCCTCCAGAGCTGCCCCAGATGCAGGAGGACCACGTCCAGTTCCAGTCTTCCCTCCAGGCTACGGGCCCCAATGGGAACAACTGCCCTCCTGAACGCTACAGTGGCAGGAATCAGGAACGCAGGGCAGGGAGGTGGGGGCATAGGAGGAAGGTTGGTGCTCAGTCGGAGCGGATTCTCTTTAGGGAGACTCGGAGGAGGTCGCCAAAACAGCTTGTTGCACTCGAGAAGCATGGGAGGAGGCCTGGGAGGAAGTAGAGAAGATGGAGGTGGaagtgggggaggagggggagggggcggaGGTGGAGGATTCCTCGGGTTAGGCTCAAGGCAGGACAATGAGGAGACAAGGGGAGTGCTCGAAGGCGAAGGGGATGACGacgaggagcaggaggaggaggaggaggtgaggatgaGGGAAGATGGGAATAGAGAGAGGGACGAAGACGCAGAGCAAGAGAGCGGAGGAGGAAgcgaggggagggaggggagcgGTGGAGGGAGGGAACGTCCTCCATCCTACCAGGACGCATTCTTCTTCCCCGTCCTCATTATACACGGAGAGGAGAGCTGCCACGCTGGAGACGACATGTGA